One stretch of Bacteroidales bacterium DNA includes these proteins:
- a CDS encoding nitroreductase family protein: MKEISDLLLNRRTIRKYSSEIVSDALLNEILAMGCRSSTTGNMQLYSIIVTRDIERKKDLSPLHFNQKMIIEAPVVLTFCADFNRFNKWCKLRKAEPGYDNFLSFITAAIDALLVAQTVSIAAESKGLGICYLGTTTYMAHKLIEVLKLPKGVVPVTTLTLGWPSEIPEQVDRLPLEAVIHNEVYSDYSESDIVRFYKEKENRPDSQQFVNENNKETLAQVFADVRYKKADNIHFSKVLLQVLKDQGFMEQEI; encoded by the coding sequence ATGAAAGAAATTTCAGACTTATTACTCAACCGCCGTACAATAAGAAAATATTCATCAGAAATTGTAAGTGATGCGCTTCTGAATGAAATACTTGCCATGGGTTGCAGGTCCTCTACCACCGGAAATATGCAGCTATACAGCATAATCGTAACAAGAGATATTGAACGGAAGAAGGATCTCTCTCCGCTCCATTTTAATCAGAAGATGATTATTGAGGCACCGGTTGTACTTACATTCTGTGCAGATTTTAACAGGTTTAATAAATGGTGTAAACTGAGGAAAGCTGAGCCGGGCTATGATAATTTCCTGTCATTTATTACAGCTGCTATAGATGCCCTTCTCGTTGCACAGACTGTCTCAATTGCAGCTGAATCGAAAGGATTGGGTATTTGTTACCTTGGTACAACAACTTATATGGCGCATAAGCTGATTGAAGTGCTTAAGCTGCCAAAAGGAGTTGTTCCGGTCACAACACTTACACTTGGCTGGCCTTCGGAGATCCCTGAACAAGTTGACAGATTGCCTCTGGAAGCTGTAATCCATAACGAGGTTTACAGCGATTATTCAGAAAGTGATATTGTGAGGTTCTACAAGGAGAAGGAGAACAGACCGGATTCGCAACAGTTTGTAAATGAGAACAATAAAGAGACTCTGGCTCAGGTATTTGCCGATGTCAGGTATAAAAAAGCCGATAATATCCATTTCTCAAAGGTCCTGTTGCAGGTATTGAAGGATCAGGGGTTTATGGAGCAAGAAATTTAG
- a CDS encoding glycosyl hydrolase has protein sequence MKKNLFVTFILGFLLITCPGMAQKKKETTKEPEKKEAGLTSSTFGGLSFRSIGPAWCSGRISDFAVNPLNHSEIYVGVSAGNIWKTTNNGTTWSPIFDKYGAYAIGCLKMDPENPSVIWAGTGENTHQRQLGYGDGIYKSEDGGASWKNMGLKESRQIGMIEIDPRNTDIVYVAAEGSIWAPGGERGLYKTTDGGKTWTKVLDVSENTGINNVVMDPRNPDILYATSEQRRRHIYTKIGGGPESAVYKSKDAGKTWDKIMSGLPSGHIGGMGIAISPVNPDVIYLIMEAAGESSGFYRTTNRGASWEKMSSYASSGQYYNEIYCDPKDVDKVYSMETTSKVTLDGGKTWNNVGNNGRHVDDHALWIDPSDTKHLYIGGDGGVYETFDEGKNFIFKSNLPVTQFYRVAVDNAFPFYNVYGGTQDNNSMGGPSRNINRDGVVNADWKVTVGGDGFWVAIDPVDENIVYTESQYGNAALWDKKSEESVSIRPVPRKGEKTYRWFWDTPIVISPHQRERIYMAANKVFRSDNRGRSWEVISEDITRNEDRNQFKVMGKYWSVDAVAKDVSTSLWGLVVALAESKVKKDLLYAGTDDGVIAVTEDGGKNWTRVTTFPGIPEYTFVSDILPDKFNENIVYASFNNMMSDDFKPYILKSSDKGKTWTAITNKLPANGTIHAIEQDNVNPNLLFAGSEFGFYFSVDGGNEWIEFKSGLPTIAVRDIALQERESDLVLGTFGRGFYVLDDYTPIRNYKKEILDKDGYIFPVSDAKMYIQSSGFDNQGSTYFKSPNPEFGATFTYFVKEVPKTAKAIRQEKEKALFEKGEPIPQPSIAELDAESKETKPYLIFTITDESNNIVKRIYKSASKGVSRTTWNFTYESNSPVTTTKFEPVPTGGGRRGGGGIQAMPGTYKVSMSLVAKGETKELSGPVPFVCKPLNLATFTATDLKGKYAWIKEASEFSRTMYGTISYTGELTNKVNAMMQAIHQTPSAPAGLMKEAERINKELNDIQFIFSGPQAKASQEEIPPVDMALSDRLSEMANASYGTSGDISIIAKEQLDILKAEFPPILARVKKAGDDLLKLDKELDAVKAPWTPGRVPAL, from the coding sequence ATGAAAAAAAACCTTTTCGTTACGTTTATTCTAGGATTCCTGCTGATTACATGTCCGGGAATGGCTCAGAAAAAAAAGGAGACAACCAAAGAGCCTGAGAAAAAAGAAGCTGGATTAACTTCTTCTACTTTTGGAGGCTTATCTTTCAGAAGTATAGGGCCGGCCTGGTGCTCGGGAAGAATCTCTGACTTTGCCGTGAATCCTTTAAATCATTCAGAAATATATGTTGGAGTTTCAGCCGGTAATATATGGAAGACCACAAACAACGGCACAACATGGTCGCCAATTTTTGACAAATACGGCGCATATGCAATAGGATGCCTCAAGATGGATCCGGAAAATCCGTCTGTGATCTGGGCCGGCACTGGTGAAAACACACATCAGCGCCAGCTAGGTTATGGTGACGGTATTTACAAATCTGAAGACGGAGGTGCCAGCTGGAAAAATATGGGTCTCAAGGAATCAAGACAGATCGGCATGATTGAGATTGATCCGCGAAACACCGATATTGTATATGTTGCAGCTGAAGGTTCCATCTGGGCACCTGGTGGTGAACGTGGTCTTTATAAAACAACTGATGGCGGAAAAACCTGGACCAAAGTACTTGATGTAAGTGAAAATACAGGTATAAACAATGTTGTAATGGATCCAAGAAATCCGGATATACTCTATGCAACTTCCGAACAGAGAAGACGCCATATATATACCAAAATAGGCGGCGGGCCGGAATCTGCTGTCTATAAATCAAAGGATGCGGGAAAAACATGGGACAAAATTATGAGTGGTTTGCCATCGGGTCATATAGGCGGAATGGGAATTGCAATTTCACCTGTCAATCCTGACGTGATTTACCTGATCATGGAAGCAGCCGGCGAATCAAGCGGATTTTACAGAACAACAAACCGTGGAGCTTCGTGGGAAAAGATGAGTTCATACGCATCGAGCGGACAATATTATAATGAGATCTATTGTGATCCAAAGGATGTCGACAAAGTTTATAGCATGGAGACAACTTCGAAGGTTACACTTGATGGAGGAAAGACATGGAATAATGTTGGCAACAACGGACGGCATGTTGATGATCACGCATTATGGATAGATCCTTCCGACACAAAACATCTATATATAGGCGGCGATGGTGGTGTTTACGAGACCTTTGATGAAGGCAAGAATTTCATATTCAAATCGAACCTTCCTGTAACACAATTCTACAGGGTTGCAGTTGACAACGCCTTCCCTTTCTATAATGTTTATGGCGGCACCCAGGATAATAACTCAATGGGCGGTCCATCAAGAAATATAAACAGAGACGGAGTTGTGAATGCTGACTGGAAAGTGACTGTAGGAGGTGATGGATTCTGGGTAGCAATCGATCCTGTTGATGAAAACATTGTATACACTGAATCTCAGTACGGAAACGCTGCTCTATGGGATAAGAAAAGTGAAGAATCGGTCAGCATCAGACCTGTTCCGCGTAAAGGAGAAAAAACTTACCGCTGGTTCTGGGATACCCCTATCGTAATAAGTCCTCACCAGAGAGAAAGAATCTACATGGCTGCCAACAAGGTATTCAGAAGCGACAACCGCGGAAGAAGCTGGGAAGTAATTTCAGAAGATATAACAAGGAATGAAGACAGAAACCAGTTTAAGGTAATGGGTAAATACTGGAGCGTTGATGCAGTAGCTAAAGATGTTTCAACGTCATTATGGGGATTAGTGGTAGCCCTGGCGGAATCAAAGGTTAAAAAAGATCTACTCTATGCAGGAACTGATGATGGTGTAATTGCTGTTACTGAAGATGGAGGAAAGAACTGGACAAGAGTGACTACGTTCCCCGGAATTCCGGAATATACTTTTGTGAGCGATATCCTGCCCGATAAATTCAACGAAAATATTGTCTATGCTTCATTCAATAACATGATGAGTGACGATTTTAAACCTTATATACTCAAGAGTTCCGACAAAGGAAAAACATGGACAGCCATTACAAATAAGCTTCCTGCAAATGGAACAATTCATGCAATAGAACAGGACAATGTTAATCCTAACCTGCTCTTTGCAGGATCTGAATTTGGATTCTATTTCTCTGTAGATGGCGGAAATGAATGGATTGAATTCAAATCAGGATTGCCAACAATAGCCGTTAGAGATATAGCACTTCAGGAACGTGAAAGTGACCTGGTTCTCGGCACTTTTGGCAGAGGATTTTATGTACTGGATGATTATACACCGATTCGCAATTACAAAAAAGAGATCCTTGATAAAGACGGATATATCTTCCCTGTAAGTGATGCCAAAATGTATATACAATCAAGTGGTTTTGACAATCAGGGATCTACCTATTTCAAGTCTCCAAATCCTGAATTCGGTGCAACTTTTACATATTTCGTAAAGGAAGTTCCAAAAACTGCCAAAGCCATCAGACAGGAAAAAGAGAAAGCTCTGTTTGAAAAAGGGGAGCCTATTCCGCAACCTTCAATCGCAGAACTTGATGCTGAATCAAAAGAGACAAAACCCTATCTCATATTTACCATAACGGATGAGAGCAATAACATTGTAAAACGCATCTACAAATCAGCTTCAAAAGGAGTCAGCAGAACAACATGGAACTTTACGTATGAGAGTAATTCACCCGTTACAACAACTAAATTCGAGCCTGTTCCAACAGGTGGAGGAAGAAGGGGCGGCGGAGGCATTCAGGCAATGCCGGGAACATATAAAGTTTCTATGTCACTGGTGGCCAAGGGGGAAACAAAAGAACTCTCAGGACCAGTTCCCTTTGTATGCAAACCCCTAAACCTTGCTACATTCACTGCAACGGACCTGAAAGGAAAGTATGCATGGATTAAGGAAGCATCTGAATTTTCGAGAACCATGTACGGCACAATCAGCTATACCGGGGAACTTACAAACAAAGTAAATGCAATGATGCAGGCAATTCATCAGACACCTTCTGCACCTGCAGGTTTGATGAAAGAGGCAGAGAGAATAAATAAGGAGTTAAACGATATTCAGTTCATCTTCAGTGGTCCTCAGGCTAAGGCAAGCCAGGAAGAGATTCCACCTGTTGATATGGCGCTTTCTGACAGGCTGAGTGAAATGGCAAATGCCAGCTATGGAACAAGTGGTGATATCAGTATCATTGCAAAAGAACAGCTCGACATACTAAAGGCTGAATTTCCGCCAATTCTGGCCAGGGTGAAAAAGGCCGGTGATGACCTGCTGAAACTTGACAAAGAGCTTGACGCTGTTAAAGCACCATGGACACCAGGCAGAGTACCTGCTCTTTAG
- a CDS encoding sugar phosphate isomerase/epimerase gives MSRPVTLFTGQWADLPFETVCQKAKSFGYDGLEIACWGDHFEVNKADEAYCRKKKETLAKYGLKVFAISNHLVGQAVCDLIDERHKSILPAYIWGDGNPEGVRQRAAKEMISTAEAAKRLGVDTVNGFTGSPIWHLIYSFPPVTQAMLDKGYADFASRWIPILDKYHELGIHFGLEVHPTEIAFDIASAHRTLKAVNNHPNFGFNFDPSHLGYQGVDYVAFIRTFADKIFHVHMKDAGWSKVPVEAGVFGGHTEFGTRGRYWDFRSLGHGNVNFEEIIRELNRIGYKGPLSVEWEDSGMDREFGAKEACEFVRKVDFPSSNIAFDAAFEKK, from the coding sequence ATGAGTAGACCAGTAACACTTTTTACAGGACAATGGGCAGATCTGCCATTTGAAACTGTTTGTCAGAAAGCCAAATCATTTGGTTATGACGGTTTGGAGATCGCCTGCTGGGGCGATCATTTCGAAGTTAACAAAGCTGATGAAGCTTATTGCCGCAAGAAAAAAGAGACACTTGCGAAATATGGCCTGAAAGTATTCGCAATTTCCAACCACCTTGTTGGGCAAGCTGTATGTGACCTGATAGATGAGCGTCACAAGAGCATTCTTCCTGCTTATATCTGGGGTGATGGCAATCCTGAAGGTGTTCGTCAGAGAGCAGCAAAGGAAATGATCAGCACTGCTGAAGCTGCCAAAAGGCTTGGAGTTGATACTGTTAATGGTTTCACAGGTAGTCCGATCTGGCACCTGATATATTCTTTTCCACCTGTTACCCAGGCAATGCTAGATAAAGGATATGCTGACTTTGCTTCACGCTGGATTCCTATTCTTGACAAATACCATGAACTGGGCATTCATTTTGGACTTGAAGTTCATCCAACTGAGATTGCATTCGATATCGCATCAGCACACAGGACGCTGAAGGCAGTAAACAATCATCCCAATTTCGGATTTAATTTCGACCCCTCACACCTTGGTTATCAGGGAGTTGACTATGTAGCGTTTATCAGAACGTTTGCAGATAAGATTTTCCATGTTCATATGAAGGATGCAGGCTGGTCAAAGGTACCTGTTGAAGCGGGTGTTTTCGGCGGACATACAGAATTCGGAACAAGGGGCCGCTACTGGGATTTCAGAAGCCTTGGACACGGCAATGTAAATTTTGAGGAGATCATAAGGGAACTTAACAGGATAGGCTATAAAGGTCCTTTATCTGTTGAGTGGGAAGACAGCGGAATGGACAGGGAGTTTGGAGCTAAGGAGGCATGCGAATTTGTTCGCAAAGTAGATTTCCCATCTTCAAATATTGCATTTGATGCAGCTTTTGAGAAAAAATAG
- a CDS encoding MFS transporter, whose amino-acid sequence METVKKTQLFNASCVALVVTALAFATRGSFVEAWATEFNLTHVEVGWIVGTAFWGFTLAMVFGGPLVDIIGIGRIIAIAFFCHVAGIVLTIIATGFWSLFISTLLIGIANGSVEAACNPLITSMYTEEKTRRLNRFHAWFPTGIVIGGLAVYIFNKAGLADWRYAMGIMLLPTFAYGYMFLNKKFPQTERVVSGFSYKDMLKACVSPLFIFMALSMILTAGTELGTNQWIAALLANVSSNPILLLVWISGIMALARQFGGTLIHNMKSTVVLLTSSVLAFIGCILMGYTSGAMVFASAGIFALGVAFFWPSMLGFVSENIPQSGALGLAIMGGIGFLGGAIAQPVLGAIFDAQTLAAIPAGEAVETLKAAAAGTQEAATWAAAQLTGGSHTLRLVAFVPAVLIVSFTFLHIWKRKHV is encoded by the coding sequence ATGGAGACTGTCAAGAAAACCCAGCTATTCAATGCAAGTTGTGTTGCATTGGTTGTTACAGCACTGGCCTTTGCCACAAGAGGATCATTCGTGGAAGCATGGGCAACCGAATTTAACCTTACACATGTTGAGGTGGGATGGATTGTTGGTACTGCCTTCTGGGGCTTTACACTTGCGATGGTTTTTGGCGGACCGCTCGTTGATATTATAGGCATCGGAAGGATTATCGCAATAGCATTTTTCTGTCATGTTGCAGGCATTGTGCTTACAATTATAGCAACCGGATTCTGGTCGCTGTTTATTTCGACCCTATTAATCGGCATTGCCAACGGAAGTGTTGAAGCTGCATGTAACCCGCTGATAACAAGCATGTACACTGAGGAAAAAACCCGCCGGTTAAACCGTTTTCATGCATGGTTCCCCACAGGTATTGTAATAGGAGGACTTGCTGTATATATCTTTAATAAAGCGGGACTTGCAGACTGGAGATATGCTATGGGAATTATGCTTCTTCCAACTTTTGCATACGGTTATATGTTCCTGAATAAGAAGTTTCCGCAGACAGAGCGTGTTGTATCAGGATTTTCATATAAGGATATGCTGAAGGCATGTGTTAGTCCGCTGTTTATATTCATGGCATTAAGCATGATCCTAACAGCAGGTACCGAACTTGGAACAAATCAATGGATTGCTGCCCTTCTTGCAAATGTATCGAGCAACCCTATCCTGCTTCTTGTATGGATCTCAGGTATCATGGCACTGGCCCGTCAGTTTGGAGGGACATTAATTCATAATATGAAATCGACTGTTGTGTTATTGACATCATCAGTATTGGCATTCATTGGCTGTATATTAATGGGATATACCAGCGGAGCAATGGTATTTGCTTCAGCAGGTATTTTTGCACTTGGAGTGGCATTTTTCTGGCCCTCCATGCTCGGTTTTGTTTCAGAGAACATACCTCAGAGCGGTGCATTAGGACTTGCAATTATGGGTGGTATCGGATTTCTCGGAGGAGCAATTGCACAACCCGTTCTTGGAGCAATATTTGACGCTCAGACATTAGCAGCTATACCAGCAGGTGAGGCTGTTGAAACATTGAAAGCTGCAGCTGCAGGAACACAGGAAGCTGCAACCTGGGCTGCAGCACAGCTCACAGGCGGATCTCATACACTCAGGCTTGTGGCATTTGTTCCTGCAGTTCTGATTGTTTCATTTACTTTCCTGCATATCTGGAAGAGGAAGCATGTATAA
- a CDS encoding Gfo/Idh/MocA family oxidoreductase produces the protein MMKKIKMGMIGGGIGAFIGDAHRRASRICNDYELVGGVFDVDYEKSKQFAKAEGIAPERCYESVDALIKAEKALPADKRMEVVSIVTPNALHFPFAKSLLNAGFHLVCEKPMTMTVEEAVELEELVKKTKLTFALTHTYTGYPMVRQMRDLIAKGVLGTIQRIDAQYYQGWINSIIHGTGSRITGVWRLDPKHAGASSCMGDIGVHAFNLIEYTTGLEIKEVLSDLSPVKEGIALDLDGTVLLRFGDKLKGVIRASQVCGGEENCITIAVYGSKASLKWAQENPNYLYMLSDSEPTKVFKPAHGYNEQLAEASHTMPSGHPEGIYEALANIYKGAAKSIRGEKFNPGEFPTVHDGVRGMKFIHSVVKSNKDGNIWLKV, from the coding sequence ATCATGAAGAAGATAAAAATGGGAATGATAGGCGGTGGAATCGGTGCATTTATTGGTGATGCACACCGCCGGGCATCCAGGATATGTAATGATTATGAACTCGTTGGCGGAGTATTTGATGTCGATTATGAAAAGAGCAAACAGTTTGCCAAAGCCGAGGGGATAGCGCCTGAGAGATGCTACGAAAGCGTTGACGCACTCATAAAGGCTGAAAAAGCTTTGCCTGCAGATAAGCGCATGGAAGTTGTTTCAATTGTTACTCCGAATGCGCTTCATTTTCCTTTTGCTAAAAGCCTTCTTAATGCCGGATTTCATCTGGTTTGCGAAAAACCGATGACTATGACTGTTGAAGAGGCAGTGGAACTGGAAGAACTTGTAAAGAAAACTAAACTCACTTTTGCCCTTACTCACACTTACACAGGTTATCCTATGGTAAGACAGATGAGGGATCTTATAGCAAAAGGGGTTCTTGGAACAATCCAGCGAATTGATGCTCAGTATTATCAGGGCTGGATCAACTCAATAATACATGGAACAGGAAGCAGGATTACCGGTGTCTGGAGACTTGATCCTAAACATGCAGGCGCAAGCAGCTGTATGGGAGATATTGGTGTGCATGCCTTCAACCTTATTGAATATACTACCGGACTTGAAATTAAGGAAGTCCTCTCCGATCTTAGTCCGGTTAAAGAAGGAATAGCTCTTGACCTTGATGGGACTGTTCTTTTACGTTTCGGTGATAAATTGAAAGGTGTGATAAGAGCCAGCCAGGTTTGCGGCGGGGAAGAGAATTGTATAACTATTGCGGTATACGGATCAAAAGCCAGCCTTAAATGGGCACAGGAAAACCCGAACTACCTCTATATGCTGAGTGACTCTGAACCAACAAAGGTTTTTAAACCTGCACATGGATACAACGAGCAGCTGGCTGAGGCAAGCCACACAATGCCTTCGGGTCATCCGGAAGGTATTTACGAAGCACTGGCAAACATATACAAGGGTGCAGCCAAATCTATCAGAGGCGAGAAATTCAATCCCGGTGAATTCCCGACTGTTCACGACGGAGTGAGAGGAATGAAGTTTATTCATTCAGTTGTCAAGTCAAATAAGGATGGAAATATCTGGTTGAAGGTATAA
- a CDS encoding nitrilase family protein, with amino-acid sequence MNNLQISTAQFENRSGDKVYNLSRIEKLSAQAADSGSAVIAFHECSVTGYTFARNLSREEMLDLAEFVPDGPSIARLIQIASKYNIIVLAGLFEKDSDDKIYKTYVCVGKEGLIAKYHKLHPFINPYLTPGDSYCVFEISGWKCGILICYDNNIIENVRATSLLGAQIIFMPHVTMCTPSTRPGAGFVDPELWKNRDKDREALRSEFDGPKGREWLMKWLPSRAYDNGIYVVFSNPIGMDDDQLKNGCSMIIDPFGDIVAECRDLGDEYVSAVLTPEKLMLSGGYRYTKARRPDLYKDIIGQPHNPEQKVIWLNPDKK; translated from the coding sequence ATGAATAATCTTCAGATTTCGACTGCTCAGTTTGAGAACAGGAGTGGTGATAAGGTATACAACCTGTCAAGAATTGAAAAGCTTTCTGCACAGGCTGCTGATAGTGGCTCTGCTGTGATAGCTTTTCATGAATGCTCGGTGACCGGTTATACGTTTGCCAGAAATCTTTCACGTGAGGAGATGCTGGACCTGGCTGAATTTGTCCCTGACGGACCAAGTATTGCCAGATTAATTCAGATCGCTTCGAAATACAACATAATTGTTCTGGCCGGACTGTTTGAAAAGGACAGTGATGACAAAATCTATAAAACTTATGTTTGCGTCGGGAAGGAAGGCCTGATAGCTAAGTATCATAAGCTTCATCCGTTTATTAATCCATATCTCACACCGGGCGATAGTTATTGTGTATTCGAAATCTCTGGCTGGAAGTGCGGTATCCTTATTTGCTACGACAATAATATAATTGAAAATGTGAGGGCTACATCACTATTAGGTGCACAGATAATTTTCATGCCACATGTTACAATGTGTACTCCATCAACAAGGCCTGGTGCAGGATTCGTAGATCCTGAATTATGGAAAAACAGAGATAAAGATCGTGAAGCATTAAGGTCAGAGTTTGATGGACCGAAAGGGCGGGAGTGGCTTATGAAGTGGCTGCCTTCAAGGGCTTATGATAACGGTATTTATGTGGTTTTCTCCAATCCCATAGGTATGGATGATGATCAGCTTAAGAATGGATGTTCTATGATAATCGATCCTTTTGGTGATATAGTTGCCGAATGCCGGGATCTTGGCGATGAATATGTATCAGCAGTGCTTACTCCTGAAAAACTTATGCTATCAGGTGGTTACAGATACACAAAAGCCAGACGTCCTGATCTCTACAAGGATATTATTGGACAGCCGCATAATCCGGAACAGAAGGTAATCTGGCTTAATCCTGATAAAAAATAA
- a CDS encoding LPXTG cell wall anchor domain-containing protein has translation MKKSVLVFSMLSLLVIGGLNTANAQEQPAPKKDTVNMDTEAKPTFYYATEDDKASDKKGSGATIAIIAGAVIVVAGAGFFLLKKKK, from the coding sequence ATGAAAAAATCAGTTTTAGTATTCTCGATGTTATCTCTTCTCGTTATTGGTGGTTTGAATACAGCAAATGCTCAGGAGCAGCCTGCTCCCAAGAAAGATACTGTTAACATGGATACAGAGGCCAAACCGACATTTTATTATGCTACCGAAGACGATAAGGCAAGCGATAAAAAAGGTAGCGGGGCAACAATTGCTATTATTGCAGGTGCAGTTATTGTTGTAGCAGGAGCTGGATTCTTCCTTCTGAAAAAGAAAAAATAG